A part of Arachis hypogaea cultivar Tifrunner chromosome 12, arahy.Tifrunner.gnm2.J5K5, whole genome shotgun sequence genomic DNA contains:
- the LOC140176869 gene encoding uncharacterized protein: MASDNNPPFSSLDIQALASLVNQINLMQSNATRTQSNPALDPVSPYFLHPGENSSSSLLSTPLVGNNYQIWEKAMWRALTSKNKLGFVDGSIKKSERGTALFEARERSNTYVVSLINQSLILEIAKSVVWINSAEELWKELNHRYCHGDIYRIAELEEDLVATKQGELTITTYYTKLKEIWEELDHLHPIPICSRCFENCTCELNILKGYKEDASVLRLLRGLNDQYSTVRSQIMLMKPLSKVDAVFSDLLQQERQFNMNEMVEGKALITNARTDGGIVRGRVRGKGGRGG; the protein is encoded by the coding sequence atggcGTCAGATAACAATCCACCATTCTCTTCTTTAGACATCCAGGCTCTTGCAAGTTTGGTTAACCAGATCAATCTTATGCAATCGAATGCAACAAGAACGCAATCAAATCCTGCATTGGATCCAGTGAGTCCCTATTTTCTGCATCCCGGAGAAAATTCAAGTTCTTCTTTACTTTCGACTCCATTAGTAGGAAACAATTACCAAATTTGGGAGAAAGCTATGTGGAGAGCACTTACATCAAAGAATAAACTAGGATTTGTAGATGGATCAATTAAAAAATCTGAAAGAGGAACTGCATTGTTTGAAGCAAGGGAACGATCTAACACATATGTGGTTTCTTTGATTAATCAATCTTTAATCCTTGAGATAGCTAAGAGTGTAGTGTGGATAAATTCTGCTGAGGAATTGTGGAAAGAATTAAATCATAGGTACTGTCATGGAGACATATATAGAATTGCAGAACTAGAGGAAGATCTAGTTGCTACAAAACAAGGAGAGTTAACAATTACTACTTACTATACAAAATTGAAAGAGATTTGGGAAGAATTAGATCATTTGCACCCGATCCCGATCTGCTCAAGATGTTTTGAAAACTGCACCTGTGAATTGAATATATTGAAAGGTTATAAGGAAGATGCAAGTGTTCTAAGACTCTTGCGTGGATTGAATGATCAATATTCTACTGTACGATCTCAAATCATGCTGATGAAACCATTGTCCAAGGTAGACGCAGTTTTTTCTGATCTGCTTCAGCAAGAAAGGCAGTTTAACATGAATGAAATGGTTGAAGGGAAGGCATTGATAACCAATGCAAGAACTGATGGTGGAATTGTTAGAGGAAGGGTTAGAGGCAAAGGAGGTAGGGGAGGCTGA